The DNA segment GTCGGTAGGTGAATCCCCAGTACGATAGCACCTTCCTGTTTGACAACGACTTCCCAGCTCTGCAGCCTGATGCCCCCAGTCCAGGTAACCTGGCTCCAACTGCTGCTGGGGAGGAGGGTGGCTAGACCTCTTGAGGGACTTCTGCTGCAGAGAGTGATACTCCTTTACCTCAGGACCCAGTGATCATCCCCTTTTCCAAGCAAAGTCTGCTCGAGGAGTCTGGTAACTATGGATTTCCCCTCTTACAACTTTCAAACCAGAGTTGGAGACTCAGCATTGGGGTTCGGCCCTGCCCGTAGCACAGCCAAGCCCTACCTCTCGGTTATCTTTTCTCCCGTCACCACCCAGTAAGGTCATGTGCTTCCACCCCTGGTCGGATGTAACGCTGCCACTCATGTCGGTCCCTGAGATCCGGGCTGTTGTTGATGCATGGGCCTCAGTCACAGAGGAGCTGGGTGCCCAGTACCCTTGGGTGCAGGTTTGTGAGGTCGCCCCTTCCCCTGGATGGGCAGGGAGGGGGTGATGAAGCTTTGGTTCTGGGGAGTAACATTTCTGTTTCCACAGGGTGTGGTCAGGAGGGAGTTGACTTGGTGTCTTTTGGCTAACAGAGCTCCGTATCCCTATCTGATAGATCTTTGAAAACAAAGGTGCCATGATGGGCTGTtctaacccccacccccactgccaggTAAGGGTGTCAGGGGCTCCAGTGGGTTTCTTGGCTGAGTCTGAGCCAGCACTGTGGACATGGGAACAGGATTAATGGATGGGACAGAGGAAATATGCCAATGATGTGGAGGCTTGGAGGTAAAGGACCTGCCTGTTCTTCTCTGCTTTTGCCCCTTGACAGGTATGGGCCAGCAGTTTCCTGCCAGATATTGCCCAGCGTGAGGAGCGATCTCAGCAGGCCTATAAGAGTCAGCATGGAGAGCCCCTGCTAATGGAGTACAGCCGCCAGGAGCTACTCAGGAAGGTGGGAGAGAGCCAAGCCCTGTGTCCCCAAGGAGTCCCTAACTTTCTTATCCCATGAGAGAGGTGTGTAAAGGAGAAAGCTAGAGGTGAACTAGTAGAGAGAGACTTGCTAGGAGGCCTTAGCAATAATCCAGTAATCTAAAGGAAAGATGATGGTGACTTAGACTCGGGTGGTTAGTGGTAGAGGTGGTGAGAAGACATCAGATCCTGGGcacattcttttcttctgcttccctTGCCTATTTGCTGACCACACTCCGGCTCCTATGTCACCTTGATGACTTCCTATCCATTCTGTCTTCCTAGGAACGTCTGGTCCTAACCAGTGAGCACTGGTTAGTACTGGTCCCCTTCTGGGCAACATGGCCCTACCAGACACTGCTGCTGCCCCGTCGGCATGTGCGGCGGCTACCTGAGCTGACCCCTGCTGAGCGTGATggtcagtctcccaagtaggatCCTGGGGCTAGGCACTGGATGGAGGTTGCTCCCAGTAGGGTCAGCATCTGGACCCCAGGCTGAGAGTCAGGCTCTGATTCCAGATCTAGCCTCCATCATGAAGAAGCTCTTGACCAAGTATGACAACCTCTTTGAGACGTCCTTTCCCTACTCCATGGGCTGGCATGGTGAGGCTTTTCAAGTACCTATATTTAGCCCCAACACCATTTCTGGGCTCCTGGGGCTCAGCCTAGTGAACTGCAACCTCAAAGGAGCAAGCCTTGAAACAGTTGCTGGGGGAAGTGGCCAGAGTAGAGATGCTGGGACTGAGGGTGGAGCAGCAAACTTGGTGAAACTACATCTCCAATGTGCTTTCTAATCTCCTGCCAGCTCTTCTCAAGCAGGGGATCCTGGGAGATGTAGTTTTCAGATACCTGGTTGGGTTTGGGAGTAGGTGCTAACCTGGATAACTGTAAAAGGGCTCTCTCTCCCCActgtctctcttctttctgtCAGGGGCTCCCACAGGATCAGAGGCTGGGGCCAACTGGAACCATTGGCAGCTGCACGCTCATTACTACCCTCCGCTCCTGCGCTCTGCCACTGTCCGGAAATTCATGGTTGGCTACGAAATGCTTGCTCAGGCTCAGAGGGACCTCACCCCTGAGCAGGTCAGGACTCAGAACAGTCTGGCGTCTCCAGACTCTCACATGCAGTATGTGCAGGCACCTGATACTTCTGTTGCCCTTGTGCTCCAGTCATTGCACAAGGCAGAAAACAGCTCTGGCAGGAAGGGACTGCCAAAGTTAGGAGCCCTAGGGCCTGGAAGGAGAGTATGGTCCTCAGATCCCccttctctcctgcttcctccagGGAACCCAACAGTCATGACCCTGATAGTTTCCCATAACAACCTGGGCATTCCTTGGGACTCAGGAGCTGCTAAACTCTTTCATCCCCTGGTGGCTTCAGCAGTCCTTATCACCAGCCTCACAATCCCACAGGCCCACCCCCAGTGGGCCTGTGGCattcatatttcatattcatatttcAAACCACAATATCCAGCAAAATGTCTCCTGAGCACCCAGAACTCCATACcatcggccgggtgtggtggctcatgccttaatcccagcactttgggaggtcaagatgggaggattgcttgagcccagaagttcgagactagcctgggaaacataggaagccctcgtctctacaaaaaaaatttaaaaagttagccaggtatggtggcatatacttgtggtcccagatacttgggaggctgagataggatcacttgggcccaggagtttgaggctgcagtgagccatcatcatggcatcattgcattccagcctgggcaacagagcaagacctcgtctcaaaaaaaaaaaaaaaatgaagtccatGCCACCATTCTTGGCAGCCCAGCCCTTATCCTCCTTAATTGCTCCCTGTCCCTTTTCCAGGCTGCAGAGAGACTAAGGGCACTTCCTGAGGTTCATTACCACCTGGGGCAGAAGGACAGGGAGACAGCAACCATCGCCTGACCACGCCGACCACAGGGCCTtgaatccttttttgttttcaacaGTCTTGCTGAATTAAGCAGAAAGGGCCTTGAATCCTGGCCTGGAATTTGGGCAGATATAGCATTAATAAAACTGTGCATCTCAAACTTTTATCACATACTCTAATATCAGAGGAGTGTGAACCTTCAGAGATCTAGGGTTAAAAGCTAAAGGCATAGCTCCAGCTACAACTTTTCTTTGTCTACAGATGTGTAAAATCTTGATGCAAAAATCTACCCCAAATTTCTGAACAAAATTAATATTCAGTATTATATCTAGCCTATAGATTCTCTTACTCTTGGTGTAATGACAGCATTCCCAGTTTAGGAAACTGTTTTAAAATCTTGTGTCTTGGTTGTGGCTGAGGCTTTGGGAAGGCCAGAGCCCCCTTTGCCACCACCCCTAGGGTGTCAGCTCCAAGCCTGGGCCTGAGGGTTTGATGGGGAGCGGGTGAGCTGGATCCTGATCCCAGTGGTCAGTGGCCAGATCCTGGGCTGCTGGCCAGAACCCTGGCTTTGTGAGTGGCTGCAGCTTGGCTCTGCTCCAGCCCACAGGGGCTAAAGGGGCGGGTAGGGAGTGTGTAGGGAGCGTGTACGTGGCTTTGTGTCCTTGGCTCCTCCAGACTCTCACATGTGCGGGCACCATATACTTCTGCTGCCCTTGTGCCCCAATCATTGCACAAACAGAAACAGCTCTGACAGAGAAGGGACTGCTAGAGTTAGGAACCCTAGGGCCTGGAAGG comes from the Homo sapiens chromosome 9, GRCh38.p14 Primary Assembly genome and includes:
- the GALT gene encoding galactose-1-phosphate uridylyltransferase isoform 1 (isoform 1 is encoded by transcript variant 1), coding for MSRSGTDPQQRQQASEADAAAATFRANDHQHIRYNPLQDEWVLVSAHRMKRPWQGQVEPQLLKTVPRHDPLNPLCPGAIRANGEVNPQYDSTFLFDNDFPALQPDAPSPGPSDHPLFQAKSARGVCKVMCFHPWSDVTLPLMSVPEIRAVVDAWASVTEELGAQYPWVQIFENKGAMMGCSNPHPHCQVWASSFLPDIAQREERSQQAYKSQHGEPLLMEYSRQELLRKERLVLTSEHWLVLVPFWATWPYQTLLLPRRHVRRLPELTPAERDDLASIMKKLLTKYDNLFETSFPYSMGWHGAPTGSEAGANWNHWQLHAHYYPPLLRSATVRKFMVGYEMLAQAQRDLTPEQAAERLRALPEVHYHLGQKDRETATIA
- the GALT gene encoding galactose-1-phosphate uridylyltransferase isoform 2 (isoform 2 is encoded by transcript variant 2) gives rise to the protein MTLSTLCVLGPSEPTESKVMCFHPWSDVTLPLMSVPEIRAVVDAWASVTEELGAQYPWVQIFENKGAMMGCSNPHPHCQVWASSFLPDIAQREERSQQAYKSQHGEPLLMEYSRQELLRKERLVLTSEHWLVLVPFWATWPYQTLLLPRRHVRRLPELTPAERDDLASIMKKLLTKYDNLFETSFPYSMGWHGAPTGSEAGANWNHWQLHAHYYPPLLRSATVRKFMVGYEMLAQAQRDLTPEQAAERLRALPEVHYHLGQKDRETATIA